The Panicum virgatum strain AP13 chromosome 5K, P.virgatum_v5, whole genome shotgun sequence genome has a window encoding:
- the LOC120706455 gene encoding cellulose synthase-like protein G2, which yields MESQRSGSGREETLNGSPHLKAPLNTLHVDRCTPAHRVHALLYAGAILGLVCHRLTSILASSSLAEGWMLLAELVLAFMWGCSRAFKWRPVRRREFPDRLPEGGAWPKLDVFVCTADPRKEPPVGVVSTALSAMAFEYPAGNLSVYVSDDGGADVTLFAFMEGARFARHWLPFCRENGVQVRSPEVFFASSSSSSSGCSAGGGDADKLKVMYQNMVQRVEDVMEKGIHVDSVELDLSEEQQQIFKRWKEYSGNNHPSIIQVLLKSNEDKDITGQAMPNLIYFSREKRPGFPHHFKAGSLNSLLRASSILTNAPLILTIDCDMYSTDPTSPQRALCYFLDPIASNKLAYVQFPQRFQGLNKSDIYGGELKHLYKMNPYGMDGFGGPNYLGSNTFLSRRALFDSSLEGESGRDLLEPEKVLEMATKVAACNYETGTKWGKTIGFRYGSLSEDLHTGFWLQCEGWNSVFCDPPQASFLGDAPKTLHDALSQCKRWTVGQYEVGFTRHSTLTFGVRKTSLGLGLTYSHLAFWGLWCIPITTYALLPQLALVNSRPLFPKSSDPWFYLYAYLFVAAYTQDMLDFIYHKGTLRCWWSDQRMWLMRSLTSFTFGSIQFACKQLNISTQSFNVTNKVMDDEQLKRYDEGTFDFGVDSPFFVILSTAALLNLCGFLVGIFRYNINMVAEMLLTGYGVANSWPIYEAMFLRTDNGKMPDRVKLRAFLLTGIVLAGGFLVFNA from the exons ATGGAGAGTCAACGCAGCGGCAGCGGTAGAGAAGAAACCCTCAACGGTAGTCCTCACCTCAAAGCCCCACTCAACACGCTCCATGTCGACCGCTGCACCCCCGCGCACCGCGTGCACGCGCTCCTCTACGCCGGCGCCATCCTCGGCCTGGTGTGCCACCGGCTGACCTCCATTCTAGCCTCCTCCTCGCTCGCCGAGGGATGGATGCTGCTGGCGGAGCTCGTCCTGGCCTTCATGTGGGGCTGCTCGCGGGCGTTCAAGTGGCGGCCGGTGCGTCGCCGCGAGTTCCCCGACAGACTGCCGGAGGGTGGCGCCTGGCCGAAGCTCGACGTGTTCGTGTGCACGGCTGATCCGAGGAAGGAGCCCCCGGTCGGGGTTGTGAGCACAGCCCTCTCGGCCATGGCCTTCGAGTACCCCGCGGGCAATCTGTCGGTGTATGTttccgacgacggcggcgcggatgtGACGCTGTTCGCGTTCATGGAGGGCGCCAGGTTCGCGCGGCACTGGCTGCCGTTTTGCAGGGAGAATGGCGTGCAGGTGCGGTCGCCGGAGGTGTtctttgcttcttcttcttcttcttcttctggatgtTCTGCCGGTGGCGGCGATGCGGATAAGCTGAAG GTGATGTACCAAAACATGGTACAGAGGGTGGAGGATGTGATGGAGAAAGGCATCCATGTCGACAGTGTCGAATTGGACTTGTCTGAAGAACAACAACAGATTTTTAAAAGGTGGAAAGAATATTCTGGCAACAACCATCCATCAATTATTCAG GTTCTTCTTAAAAGCAATGAGGATAAAGATATTACCGGGCAAGCCATGCCCAATCTGATTTACTTTTCAAGGGAGAAGCGTCCTGGTTTTCCTCACCACTTCAAAGCTGGGTCCCTTAATTCTCTG CTCCGTGCCTCGAGCATCCTAACAAATGCACCATTGATCCTAACAATCGACTGTGACATGTACTCCACCGACCCGACCTCACCTCAACGCGCACTATGCTATTTTCTAGACCCTATTGCTTCAAACAAGCTTGCATATGTTCAGTTCCCTCAACGTTTTCAAGGACTCAACAAGAGCGACATATATGGAGGTGAGTTGAAGCACCTCTACAAGATGAACCCTTATGGCATGGACGGGTTTGGTGGGCCAAATTACCTTGGAAGCAATACATTTCTATCAAGGAGGGCattgtttgattcatcattgGAAGGTGAAAGTGGTCGTGATCTGCTCGAACCAGAGAAGGTTTTGGAAATGGCAACTAAGGTTGCAGCATGCAACTATGAGACGGGGACAAAATGGGGCAAAACT ATTGGATTCCGTTATGGTTCACTTTCAGAGGATTTACACACCGGCTTTTGGCTGCAATGCGAAGGTTGGAATTCCGTGTTTTGTGACCCGCCACAGGCTTCCTTCCTAGGTGATGCACCAAAGACCCTGCACGATGCACTTAGCCAGTGCAAGAGGTGGACTGTGGGGCAATATGAG GTGGGATTTACTCGACACTCAACCTTAACCTTTGGAGTCAGAAAAACATCTCTTGGTTTGGGGTTGACTTACTCCCATCTTGCCTTTTGGGGTCTTTGGTGTATCCCTATCACCACATATGCTCTTTTGCCACAGCTGGCTCTGGTCAACAGCAGGCCATTATTTCCAAAG TCATCAGATCCATGGTTCTATCTCTACGCATACCTCTTTGTGGCAGCCTATACCCAAGACATGCTCGACTTCATTTACCACAAGGGCACGTTAAGATGTTGGTGGAGTGACCAGAGGATGTGGCTTATGCGTAGCCTCACCTCGTTCACCTTCGGTTCAATCCAATTTGCATGCAAGCAGCTCAACATCTCCACCCAAAGTTTCAATGTGACAAACAAGGTCATGGACGATGAACAACTCAAGCG GTACGATGAGGGCACTTTCGATTTTGGTGTAGATTCTCCATTCTTCGTCATACTAAGCACAGCGGCATTGCTCAATCTGTGTGGGTTCCTGGTGGGAATTTTCAG